The Candidatus Amarolinea dominans DNA segment GCAGCGACAGTAGCCGGTGTCGTGTCCAGGCCGGGGATGATTTCGACGAGGGTCATCAACGGGGCAGGGTTGAAGAAATGAATACCAATGGCCCGGCCAGGATAGCCCAAAACACTCGCGATCTCGGTGATGGGCAGGGAACTCGTATTGCTACCCAAGATGGTTGTTGATGCGACCAGCGTCTCGATCTGACGAAACAACTCCTGTTTGAGGCTGATCTGTTCGGGCGCGGCCTCGATCACCAGATCGGCGTCGCGCGTCGCATCGGCCAATTGGTCATGATAAGACAGGCAGGCCTGGGCCGCGTCAGCCGCGGTCTGGGTCAAACGCTGTTTGGTCAGCGCCCGGCTGAGGGTGTGCGCATGGTAGTTCCGCGCCTTGTGCAGCGCGGAGGCAAACGGATCGTACAGACGCGTGTCTGCGCCGGCCAGGGCACTGACGTAGGCAATGCCGCTGCCCATGGTACCGGCGCCCACCACACTGACGACCTTGATCATCGCCCCGCACCCTTTCTGTCCTACGGACCTCAAACTGACCCCGTGAGGGCCTACCGTGTTCGTTTGATTACTGTAATCTTACTGTAATCTTACTGTAATCTTATTGTACACAGTTTTTTCCAAACAAGCAACCTGTCACGTCACAGCGCGTCATAAGTCAGTATGCTCGTGCAAAGATAACTGCTCAGGCGGCCCCCTGCCCCCCAATCCTGGGGGGGAAAGCGTTCGGCTCCCCCAAAATTGGGGGGCAGGGGGCACTTGCGACGTTGACCGAACGGCGTTCTGCCGGTACAATGCACGGTGCGGCCCTGACCGATGACCCAATGCACGGCGCCCTCGACCGGCGCCCGATGACGTGTGACGAATCAGTACATGCAGAGGAAAAAAGTCGTCTTGAAACAATCGCTGTGGCAAAAGCACATTGCTATCACGCAAGAACATGGTTCGTGGGTATTTCTCTTCAGCCCGCTGCTGATCGGACTGTTTGCCGGCGCCCGCTGGACGGCCGCCTCAGGCTGGCTGATCGTAGCCGCGTTGGCCGTCTTCCTGTTTCGCCAGCCGTTGACGGTCATCGTCAAGGTGTGGAGTAAGCGTCGTGGCCCGCAGGACCTGGCGCCGGCCTGTTTCTGGAGCGCATTCTACGGCTTGCTGGCCTTGATCGGCCTGGCTGGGCTGTGGTGGGAAGGCCAGGCGCAGCTTGCCATCCTGGCCCTGCCGGGTCTGCCTGTCTTTGTGTGGTATCTGTACCTGGTAGCCCGCCGCGCCGAGCGGCGTCAACTCGGCGTCGAGATCGTAGCCAGCGGTGTGCTGGCGCTTGCGGCCCCGGCTGCCTACTGGATTGGCCGCGGAACGCCGGATCCGATGGGCTGGTGGCTTTGGGCGCTGGCCTGGTTCCAATCGGCCGCTTCCATCGTCTATGCCGGCTTGCGTCTGGAGCAGCGCCCGTGGAAGACGCTGCCATCCGTGCGCCAGCGCCTGCGTGTGGCCGCTCGCGCCCTGGCCTATACCTGGTTCAACCTGGTGGCCGTGACCGCGCTGGTGCTGACCGACGTGCTCCCGACCTTGCTACCCCTGCCCTTTCTGCTGCAGGCGGTGGAGACCGTCTACGGCACGCTGCGGCCGGCAGCGGGGATCAAACCGACACGCATCGGTGTGCGCCAGTTGATCGTCAGTACGCTCTTTACCGTGCTCTTCATCGTGGCCTGGCGCCTGTCAGCGGACGTTTCTTGACGCGCTGCCAAACTTCAGGCCACCGGTTGTTTGCCTAGCGGTTCGCGGCCGGTAAATCGCGACGATGTCCCTGCGGCGGTGTATTCAGGCCCTCGACCTGGGTGCTCTCGCCGCTCATCTGAGTGGTGCGGCCCTGCAACGCGCCAAATACATAGTCAAGGCTCTGCGTGGCCGTCGCGGAGTCCATCCCGGTGCGCTGCGCCAGCTCGCTGGCCAGACCAGATCGCTTCAGGTAGCCCGGTTCGATACGCGTGCCTTGCTGGAACATGTCGCGCAGCGCGCCGCTGTCCGGGCGGGTTTGCGTGCGTGGCCGGCCGGTTTTTGTCTGTGGTGCAGCGGCAGCCGCCTGACGTTTGCGTGACGAGGTAGTACTGGTCGCCGTGCTGCTGCCGCCGAGCAGTTTCTCCAGCACGAACGTCACGACCATCTGTGCAACGGCCGGAGGCAAACCGATCTTGGCGGCCAGGCCCTCGATGATGCCCGCAAATTCCCGGTTGCCACCCAGGACCTGAACCAGGACTTGCGCAAGGCCGCCCGCACCCGCACTTCCCGGCGTCTGCGAAACGCCAGGTGTGGCTCCCGCACCACCAAGCAGGCCGCCCAGAATGTCCTCCAGCCCGCCGCTGCCTGGCTGCTGCGCACCGCCCGCGCCGCCGAGCAAGCCGCCGAGAATCCCTGCGAGCGGATCATCACCCGCGGCGCCTGGTTGCTGCGCACCGCCCGCGCCGCCGAGCAAGCCGCCGAGAATCCCTGCGAGCGGATCATCACCCGCGGCGCCTGGCTGCTGCGCACCGCCCGCGCCGCCGAGTAAGCCGTCGAGAATCCCTGCGAGCGGATCATCGTTAGTCCCAGTCCCAGTTCCCGCGGGCTGATTGCCGCGCGGCGCCAACATTGCCTGTAAAAGGTCGTTTATGTTCATGACTCAGTCTCCTTTGATCCAAGTACAAACCATGATACCAGCATAACCTTACAGGTGCAATAACGCGCGACAAGAGATCGCAAATCGAACGCGGCTGAGGATGCAAAAAAAGCGGTTTGGCGCGATAATAAGGAACGAGAATTAAATAAGTGTCCGAACATAGCCACCCCGTGGGCCGTTAAACCAGATAATTGAAAAATTCTCGTTCCTAAGGACAACATTTGGACCACCCCCACACGACCATGAGGAGCAGGGGAATGACATCACCATCCACGATCGAACAGACGGCGGACGCGGTGCGTCGCGCACTGGCGAGCTATCCGCCGTTTCGACATGCGGCCGCGGAGACCGCCGTCAAGACCAGTGCAGACAGAATTGAGTTGTACGGCTTTGTGCGCAGCGAGGCGATTGCGAACAGCGCGCTGGCGCTGGCCCGTGCCACGGCCGGCAATGTCGCGGTGACGAGCAAGCTGATCGTTGACAACGTTCTGGAGATGGAAGCATCTCAGCGCCTGGCCGCCGACAGCCGCACGGCTGCATTTCCGCTGCGTGTCAACGCCTACCTGGGACGCATCACGATTGTGGGCGTCTTACCGGCGGCGGCACGCAAAACAGCTTTAGACATCGTGCAGGGCATCCCCGGGGTGCGGGCCGTGGAGGAGGAGGAAATGCCTCTGACCCCGGTCGAACAACCGGTTGCCAGCCTGTTCAGCGCACTGACCTCACCTGCCTGATTCAGCTGACACTGACCATCCCCAAGGCTGAGGCGGTGCGCCCGCGCAGCATCAAGGTGACAGCCAAGTAAACAGAGCACAGGCCTGGAACCGATCCAGGTCATCTGTAAGCAAGAATCGAAAACGGAGGGTATCCAACCCTCCGTTTTCTGTTGTTTTCTGACAGAATTGACACCTTGCCAGACGCCAGGTTCATGCACCCTTAATGTTGACCCGTTATCCTGATTATCTGTCATGGGGTCATCTATGTTGAAGAACAAACTATTCTTATCTTTTCTTGCTGTTTCGTTCATGCTGGCAGCCCTCCTGGCCGGCCTGACGACTTTCCCCAATTCCGTGTTAGCCGGTGCAGCCGCAGCGCATCAGCCGGAAAAAGACGTACTACCAGGCAGGGATGGGCCACAGCCCGCAGCCCATGCCATCTCTCCCGGCATCTACGCGTTCGAGGATTTCGGCCATCTCGATCCACGGCGTTTTCCCATCAAGGGCAGCAACATTATCTTCGAATGGAAATATCTCAACCCGGCGCCGGGCGTCTACGATTGGAGTGGCATTGACAGTTGGCTGCAGACCGAAGCTGGCTGGGGCCTGCCGAGCGGCATGGGCATCACGACCTATTCGGGCATTTGCTGCGGCGGCAACATGGTGCCGCACTGGGTCTATGTCGAACACCCCAGCGCCCGCCTGACCTGCGACCAGGGCTGGACCATTCCCAAGACCTGGGATGCCACCTACCAGGCCGCGTACGGTGAGTTCATCCAGGCGCTGGCCGCCCGTTACGACGGCGATCCTCGCCTGGCCTGGGTGGAGATGGGCGTCGGCACGTTCGGTGAAACGCACCCAACCGACGCCGATTTTCAGGCCTGCGCCATCGCCGCCGGGCTGACCTCCGACCTGTGGGTGCAGGCGGTTGAATCCATCACGGACCTCTACGCCAACGCCTTTCAGCGCACGCCCCTGCTGCTGCAAATGGCGTCTGTCTTTCAGCACGATACCGAACGACGCCAGTTTGCGGACTACGCGGCCAGCCGGGGCATCGGCCTGAAGCACAACGGCATGCTGCCCGACAACGACGGCGTGGTCTACGATAATCCCGCCTACAGCTTTTATCAGGCCGGCGCGTTCGACCTGATGAATAAATGGGGCGACCGCGTACCGATTGGCTGGGAAAGCTACGATTATCTGATCACCGGCTTGACCGGCACCACCTGGGGCATCTTCAACGGCCTGGACAAGCACGCCGACTACATGGTCCTGGCCAGTGACATCACCACCGACCCCGACCGCCGCGCCATTCTTGACTTCGCCAACGCGCACTTAGGCAGCAGCCTGCTGGATACGCCAGGCGTGTGGGTGGCTCTGCGCGAGACGGAACGAACCTGGTATCCCGATCGCGGCAACTACGAATTCTGGCTGTGGCAGAACGATGAGGCGCCCGGCGGCCGCAGCACGCCGCTTTGGAACAGCGGCCCCGCGCCGCAGGGGCGCTACACGCGGCGCACCGACGCACCGGCCAATCCCTATCTCTACTTCGACATCGCCGATGGCTACGTGGCCCTGCATGACGGCGAGGCGCTGGACATCAGCGTGACCTACCTGGATACGGGCGCCGACACCTGGGAGTTGGAATATCCCACCGCCGCCACCCTCTACCAGGGCGCAGGGCAGGTGCGCAAGACCAACACGGCCACCTGGAAGACCGTCACCTTCACGGCGACCGGCGCCAGATTCAATAATCAGCAGCCGGGCGGCGGCGAGCATCCCGGCAGCGATTTTCGCCTGCACAGCCGCGGCGACGGCAACGAAACCATCCACCTGGTGCAGGTCAAACCGCACAACGCCACAACGCCGCCACAAACGGTATCGCTCACCTTGCAGCAGGGGCGAGTGTTGGACAACGGGCGGGCGTACGCGGGCAATCGCGACACGGCGCTGAGTGCAGCCTTTGCCACGCGCAACTTTGGCGCCAATGACGTGCTGGGTGTGCGCGGGAACAACGCCGGCGTCGTCCTGCTGGCCTTTGACTTGGAGACGCTGCCCAAAGAGGCGCCGGTGGTCGTGGCGACCCTGCGCCTGGCCGTGGCCGGACGCACAGCGCCGGGCGAAATCACGCTGAGCGCCAGCCGGCTGCTGCGCCCCTGGGCCGACCGCTACGCCACCTGGCAGCAGGCCGCCGCCGGCTCGCCCTGGACTGAGCCGGGCGCCAACGGTCTGGGCAGCGACCGCCGCGCTGCGCCGGAAAGCAGCGGCCCGGCCGGCGATACCGCCACCTGGGTTGAACTGGATGTCACCGCGGCGGTGCGCGCCTGGCAGGCCGATCCGTTGACCAATCGCGGGCTGGCGCTCTTCAGCGCAGACAGCAATGCGACCCAGGTCAATTTTGCCAGCGCCGAATGGCCCCAAATGGAACAGCGCCCGCAGTTGGTCATCCGCTATGTGCTGCCGGATGGGGCGCCTACCCCAACGCCGACGCCGACGGCCAGCCCCACCAGCACTGGCGTGGCGCCAACGGCCACGGCCACCGCCACGCCCACCCCACGCGTGCGCACCTTGCAGCAGGGCCTCAGCGGCTACAACAGCGTCATTGACACGTACATCAGCAGTTGGAGCCCGAACGGCATTTTCGAGGGGCAAACCAAGCTGGTCGTACGCCATCCTGACGAATTTGCCGCCCTGATCTACTTCGACCTGGCGGGTCAACTGCCGGCCAACGCTCAGATTCGCAAGGCAGAGCTGAAGCTCTTTTCGACCGCGGCCACGGTTGACACCGGATTCTATCTGCGCGCTTATGACCTGTATCGTAACTGGTCGGTCTGGCAGGTCACGTGGCTGCAAGCGCACAGCGGAACGCCCTGGGGACTGCCGGGCGCCAACGACACCACGACCGATCGCTCGCCCGAAGCCGAAGACTGGGGCCACGTCTTCGGCGCCAACACCTGGGCGCGCCTGGAGCTGACCGAGATCGTGCAACGCTGGGCGCAAGATCCCGGCAACAACCGTGGCCTGGTGCTGAAGTCATTTGCCAATCGCAACGTGCAGTATGAATTCGCCAGCAGCGAATGGCCGGATATCACCTATCGCCCCTCGCTGCGTATCGAATACCTGCTGCCGGGCGACATGCCGACCGTGACGGCGACCGCCACGGCCTGTGTGGCCTGCACGCCCACCGCGACCCCAACCGCCACGCGTACCGCCACCCGCACCGTCACCCCGACGCGCACGCCAACGCCTGGCCCGACCGCGACGCCGACCGCCACGCCCACCGTTGGCCCCAGCGCGACGCCAACGCCGACGCCCAGCGTGACGCTGACGCCGACGCGCACACCCACGCCGACGCGGACGCCCACGCCACAACCGACCGCCGCCCCAACCACGGTCACGCTTCAGCAGGGCCTGGAAAACTATGGCGGCGCGGCCGATGCCACGCTGCACAGTTGGTATCCCAGCAGCAACTTTGGCGCGGCGCCGGCCTTGACTTTGCGCACGGGCGATGGCGCACACGCCGCGCTGCGCTTCGATCTCAGCGCCCTGTCCGGGCTGAACGCCGCAGCCGAGATCATCAGCGCCCGCCTGGAGATTTTCGCCAGCAGCCAGAGCAACAGCGCCGCGCAGACATTGACCGCCTACGCGCTTCTACGACCCTGGGACGAGGATGCCGTCACCTGGCTGGCGCCGCGTGCCGGGGAGACCTGGCAGACGTCTGGCGCCAGTGGTGCGGCCGACCGGGGCGTCACGCCGTTGGCCGTGGCGCAGACGGCCGGCGTGGGCGCCTGGGTCAACTTCGACCTGACCGCCGCGGTGGCGCAGTGGGCGGCCAATCCGGCGGGCAACTACGGTGTGCTGATCAGCGCCGGCGGCAGCACGCAGGTGGAGTGGGGCTACGCCAGCGCGCAGGCGGCGTCCGTCGCACAGCGCCCCAAGCTGACGATCACCTACCGCCCGCGGCTGACGGCGCCACAAACGGTCACAATCCAGACCGGCAGCGGCGCCAGTCTCAACCAGTGGTTCCCGGACACCAATTACGCCAGCGATGCCATGCTCAGTCTGCGCGCACCGGCCATCGCCAGCGTGCTCCTGCGCTTCGATCTCGCCGGCGCGCTGCCCGTTGGCAGTACGATTGTCAGCGCCACACTGGCCCTCTACGCGGACAGCAGTACGAACCAATTTGCCCTGACCGGAGAGGTTTTTCAACTGCTGCGACCGTGGGTGAGCGCCGAGGCTACCTGGAATCGGGCCAGCGCGGCCGCGGCCTGGCAGCTGGCGGGTGCGCAGGGCGCCAGCGATCGCCTGACGCCCGCGCTGGCGAGCGCCGAGGTCAATGGGGTGGCGCGTTGGTTTACCTGGAATGTGACCGGCCTGGTGACCGCCTGGCAGGGGACGCCTGCATCCAACCTGGGACTGCTGCTGGAAGCCAGCGGTCAGGCGCAGGTGCAGTACAATCTCGCCTCGCCTCTGTGGGGCGTGCCGTCGCAGCGGCCCAAACTGACGATCGTGTACCTGGAGCCGTAGAAACCAGGCTGCCGAGGCTCCCCCGAGGGCGCGGCCTTTCCGCGGTCCCGCACGGCGCGGCAGTAAAAGACAGGGGCGTTTGCCCCCGTTTTGAATCCAGTCCCTGCGGACCGTGACGATACTCACGGCCCGCAGGGATTTTTGCGTGTCAGCGGCAGCCGCGTGCGGGTACATCGGCCAGGGGATGATAGGTGCGTGTGTCTGTGCCGTAGACCCAGACGTTGCTGAAGGTGGGCACGCCGGGCACATCCACCCAGAAGTAAATCTGATTGGCCGGGTCGCGCGCCAGGCTGAGGTCGAAATCGGCGAAGTCCCAGGCGGTGAAGGTGACGTTGCCGACCGTCAGCGGCCGCGGCGCGCCGGCGATGCCCTGCGGCGCTTGATCCACGCCGCTGTTGACCGCC contains these protein-coding regions:
- a CDS encoding 3-hydroxyacyl-CoA dehydrogenase family protein; the encoded protein is MIKVVSVVGAGTMGSGIAYVSALAGADTRLYDPFASALHKARNYHAHTLSRALTKQRLTQTAADAAQACLSYHDQLADATRDADLVIEAAPEQISLKQELFRQIETLVASTTILGSNTSSLPITEIASVLGYPGRAIGIHFFNPAPLMTLVEIIPGLDTTPATVAAVEAFTRQAGKDPVIVKDYPGFITTRIGLMYVAEAIFALQEGVAERDALDKAMRLGYNFPMGPLELADLVGLDVMLNVLDALYDNYRDARYRSPILLRKMVQAGRLGRKSGEGFYRYPG
- a CDS encoding YwiC-like family protein, with product MKQSLWQKHIAITQEHGSWVFLFSPLLIGLFAGARWTAASGWLIVAALAVFLFRQPLTVIVKVWSKRRGPQDLAPACFWSAFYGLLALIGLAGLWWEGQAQLAILALPGLPVFVWYLYLVARRAERRQLGVEIVASGVLALAAPAAYWIGRGTPDPMGWWLWALAWFQSAASIVYAGLRLEQRPWKTLPSVRQRLRVAARALAYTWFNLVAVTALVLTDVLPTLLPLPFLLQAVETVYGTLRPAAGIKPTRIGVRQLIVSTLFTVLFIVAWRLSADVS
- a CDS encoding BON domain-containing protein — encoded protein: MTSPSTIEQTADAVRRALASYPPFRHAAAETAVKTSADRIELYGFVRSEAIANSALALARATAGNVAVTSKLIVDNVLEMEASQRLAADSRTAAFPLRVNAYLGRITIVGVLPAAARKTALDIVQGIPGVRAVEEEEMPLTPVEQPVASLFSALTSPA
- a CDS encoding DNRLRE domain-containing protein; translated protein: MLKNKLFLSFLAVSFMLAALLAGLTTFPNSVLAGAAAAHQPEKDVLPGRDGPQPAAHAISPGIYAFEDFGHLDPRRFPIKGSNIIFEWKYLNPAPGVYDWSGIDSWLQTEAGWGLPSGMGITTYSGICCGGNMVPHWVYVEHPSARLTCDQGWTIPKTWDATYQAAYGEFIQALAARYDGDPRLAWVEMGVGTFGETHPTDADFQACAIAAGLTSDLWVQAVESITDLYANAFQRTPLLLQMASVFQHDTERRQFADYAASRGIGLKHNGMLPDNDGVVYDNPAYSFYQAGAFDLMNKWGDRVPIGWESYDYLITGLTGTTWGIFNGLDKHADYMVLASDITTDPDRRAILDFANAHLGSSLLDTPGVWVALRETERTWYPDRGNYEFWLWQNDEAPGGRSTPLWNSGPAPQGRYTRRTDAPANPYLYFDIADGYVALHDGEALDISVTYLDTGADTWELEYPTAATLYQGAGQVRKTNTATWKTVTFTATGARFNNQQPGGGEHPGSDFRLHSRGDGNETIHLVQVKPHNATTPPQTVSLTLQQGRVLDNGRAYAGNRDTALSAAFATRNFGANDVLGVRGNNAGVVLLAFDLETLPKEAPVVVATLRLAVAGRTAPGEITLSASRLLRPWADRYATWQQAAAGSPWTEPGANGLGSDRRAAPESSGPAGDTATWVELDVTAAVRAWQADPLTNRGLALFSADSNATQVNFASAEWPQMEQRPQLVIRYVLPDGAPTPTPTPTASPTSTGVAPTATATATPTPRVRTLQQGLSGYNSVIDTYISSWSPNGIFEGQTKLVVRHPDEFAALIYFDLAGQLPANAQIRKAELKLFSTAATVDTGFYLRAYDLYRNWSVWQVTWLQAHSGTPWGLPGANDTTTDRSPEAEDWGHVFGANTWARLELTEIVQRWAQDPGNNRGLVLKSFANRNVQYEFASSEWPDITYRPSLRIEYLLPGDMPTVTATATACVACTPTATPTATRTATRTVTPTRTPTPGPTATPTATPTVGPSATPTPTPSVTLTPTRTPTPTRTPTPQPTAAPTTVTLQQGLENYGGAADATLHSWYPSSNFGAAPALTLRTGDGAHAALRFDLSALSGLNAAAEIISARLEIFASSQSNSAAQTLTAYALLRPWDEDAVTWLAPRAGETWQTSGASGAADRGVTPLAVAQTAGVGAWVNFDLTAAVAQWAANPAGNYGVLISAGGSTQVEWGYASAQAASVAQRPKLTITYRPRLTAPQTVTIQTGSGASLNQWFPDTNYASDAMLSLRAPAIASVLLRFDLAGALPVGSTIVSATLALYADSSTNQFALTGEVFQLLRPWVSAEATWNRASAAAAWQLAGAQGASDRLTPALASAEVNGVARWFTWNVTGLVTAWQGTPASNLGLLLEASGQAQVQYNLASPLWGVPSQRPKLTIVYLEP